In the genome of Methanopyrus kandleri AV19, one region contains:
- a CDS encoding class I SAM-dependent methyltransferase: protein MLSREEFARRLEEELPDVADSVPHRWQELGDVVVIRLFDERAWAYRREVGRILREVTGARSVVALRRVSGTFREPVGEVVAGDRNAETVHRELGIRFKLDPTRVMFARGNLEERRRLLESDLEGKLVFDMFAGIGYFTLPAALAGAEVIAAELNPVACRYLVENARLNGVEGRVRVFLGDCREVARFVRAADRVLMGYLKGTLKFLPYACRAVRDGGVLVVHEVFQKRWGEDRVAREVLNALPDGFEGEVLEVRRVKSFSPALDHYAVELRVRRRR from the coding sequence GTGCTGTCCCGCGAGGAGTTCGCGCGGAGACTGGAGGAGGAACTGCCGGATGTCGCGGACTCGGTACCACACCGTTGGCAGGAGCTGGGCGATGTGGTAGTCATCCGGTTGTTCGACGAGCGGGCGTGGGCGTACCGACGGGAGGTGGGACGGATCCTCCGTGAGGTGACCGGGGCGCGATCGGTGGTGGCGCTACGCCGCGTGAGTGGAACGTTTCGAGAGCCGGTTGGGGAGGTCGTAGCGGGGGATCGGAACGCGGAAACCGTGCACCGGGAGCTGGGAATCCGGTTCAAGTTGGACCCGACGCGGGTGATGTTCGCACGGGGGAACCTGGAGGAGCGCCGCCGGCTGCTGGAATCGGACCTGGAAGGAAAGCTTGTGTTCGACATGTTCGCCGGGATCGGTTACTTCACGCTACCGGCGGCACTGGCGGGGGCGGAGGTGATAGCGGCAGAGCTGAACCCCGTGGCGTGCCGGTACCTGGTGGAGAACGCGCGGCTGAACGGTGTGGAAGGGCGGGTACGAGTGTTCTTAGGGGACTGTCGAGAGGTGGCACGGTTCGTGCGGGCGGCGGACCGGGTGTTGATGGGGTATCTGAAGGGGACGCTGAAGTTCTTGCCGTACGCGTGTCGGGCGGTACGGGACGGTGGAGTCCTGGTCGTACACGAGGTGTTCCAGAAGCGATGGGGAGAGGACCGGGTGGCCCGAGAAGTGCTGAACGCGCTGCCGGATGGTTTTGAGGGCGAGGTACTGGAAGTACGGCGCGTGAAGAGTTTCTCCCCGGCGTTGGACCACTACGCGGTGGAGCTGCGGGTCCGACGGCGGAGGTAA
- the mtxX gene encoding methanogenesis marker protein Mmp4/MtxX encodes MRVGIALSGDVPGAAERVLEAVERADVDVVVYHNVELDADVEEVRAKDPGRALVEDLVEGRLDAAVRGAVSGRCVRELVDALDLPFTGRSTVLEAEGRRVLLAPVGIDEGWEVESLVKLGELAARFHRRLTRREPSVAVVSSGRLEDFGRRSEIDRWLADGELVARLLKERGMEVEHVGILVEEALERDVVLFVNGVLGNLTFRCLSLVAGFRSHGAPVLAALERGVVFVDTSRAQRASGYARALRLAAELAGG; translated from the coding sequence ATGAGGGTCGGGATAGCGCTGTCCGGCGACGTGCCTGGTGCCGCGGAGCGCGTGCTGGAAGCCGTGGAACGCGCGGACGTGGACGTCGTGGTGTACCACAACGTCGAGCTCGACGCGGATGTGGAGGAAGTACGCGCGAAGGACCCGGGGCGGGCGTTGGTGGAGGACCTCGTCGAGGGTAGGTTGGACGCGGCGGTGCGGGGGGCGGTATCGGGACGGTGTGTACGGGAGCTTGTCGACGCACTGGACCTACCGTTCACGGGCCGGTCGACGGTGCTCGAAGCGGAGGGTCGACGGGTGCTGCTGGCCCCGGTGGGGATCGACGAGGGATGGGAGGTGGAATCCTTGGTGAAGTTAGGGGAGCTGGCCGCGAGGTTCCACCGACGGCTGACTCGGAGGGAACCGTCGGTCGCAGTGGTGTCCTCGGGACGACTGGAGGACTTCGGTAGGCGGTCGGAGATCGACAGGTGGTTGGCGGACGGGGAGTTGGTCGCGCGGCTGTTGAAGGAGCGCGGGATGGAGGTGGAACACGTCGGAATTCTGGTGGAGGAAGCACTGGAACGTGACGTCGTACTGTTCGTGAACGGGGTGCTGGGGAACCTGACGTTCCGGTGCCTGTCGCTGGTGGCGGGCTTCCGGAGTCATGGGGCACCGGTGCTGGCGGCGCTCGAACGAGGTGTGGTGTTCGTGGATACCTCACGAGCGCAGCGGGCGTCGGGTTACGCACGGGCGTTGCGACTGGCGGCCGAGCTGGCGGGGGGATGA
- a CDS encoding ABC transporter ATP-binding protein has translation MPPAIVAEDLRKEYGEVVALRDVSVEIEAGELVAILGPNGAGKSTFIKIVCGVTRPTSGRIEVLGGDPADPEIKRRVGIVPQQGGLYPEQTVRENLRFYSKLYGREPDPEPLEMLEVDRFMDRKAGQLSGGMRKRAAIAITLALEPEVLVLDEPTNELDPMARRDVIRVTKEFHRRGTTVLYVSHDVYEVEQLRPDRVLIFLEGRKELDEPFDEVMERHGSVLEAYEGVASCPGE, from the coding sequence ATGCCGCCCGCCATCGTCGCGGAGGACCTCAGGAAGGAGTACGGCGAGGTCGTGGCGCTGCGCGACGTGTCCGTGGAGATAGAGGCGGGGGAGTTGGTGGCCATCCTGGGGCCCAACGGCGCCGGTAAGTCCACGTTCATCAAGATCGTCTGCGGTGTCACGCGTCCCACCTCGGGCCGCATCGAGGTGCTGGGGGGCGATCCGGCCGACCCCGAGATCAAGCGCAGGGTCGGTATCGTCCCGCAGCAGGGCGGTCTGTACCCCGAGCAGACCGTCCGGGAGAACCTCCGGTTCTACTCCAAGCTGTACGGTCGGGAGCCGGACCCCGAGCCCCTGGAGATGCTCGAGGTGGATCGGTTCATGGACAGGAAGGCGGGGCAGCTCTCCGGCGGTATGCGGAAGCGCGCCGCGATCGCCATCACCCTCGCTCTGGAGCCGGAGGTGCTCGTCCTGGACGAACCCACGAACGAGCTCGATCCCATGGCGCGTAGGGACGTGATACGGGTGACGAAGGAGTTCCACCGCCGCGGGACCACCGTACTGTACGTCTCCCACGACGTCTACGAGGTCGAGCAGCTGAGACCCGACCGGGTGCTGATCTTCCTCGAAGGTCGCAAGGAGCTCGACGAGCCCTTCGACGAGGTGATGGAGCGTCACGGTTCCGTGCTCGAGGCTTACGAGGGGGTCGCCTCTTGTCCTGGCGAGTGA
- a CDS encoding argininosuccinate synthase, translating into MSRVVLAYSGGLDTSVCIELLRERYGYDEVITVTADVGQPEEELREAEEKARKLADEHFTVDCVDEFVCEYCWRAVKANATYEGYPLSTALARPLIAQKVLEVARDVDADAVAHGCTGKGNDQFRFESYLRAHGGEEFEIVAPVRDLNLTRDEEIAYAEERGIPVPVDVDSPYSVDENLWGRSIEGGVLEDPSEEPPEEVFEWTVSPAEAPDEPEVVEIEFEDGVPVEVDGRDDPVEIVRYLNETAGEHGVGRIDIIEDRVIGLKSREVYEAPAAVTLLEAHRALEAFTLTRRELSLKASLEEEWARLVYDGLWFNPLREHLEAFFDSTQRHVEGTVRVKLFKGSATVISRESPRALYEEELISYEEKQFDQRTAEGAVKLHGLQERLALRRRG; encoded by the coding sequence ATGTCGCGGGTGGTTCTCGCGTATTCAGGAGGCTTGGATACCTCGGTTTGCATCGAGCTCCTGCGGGAGCGGTACGGGTACGACGAGGTGATCACGGTGACCGCGGACGTGGGTCAGCCGGAGGAGGAGCTGCGGGAGGCGGAGGAGAAGGCACGGAAGCTCGCGGATGAGCACTTCACGGTCGACTGTGTGGACGAGTTCGTGTGTGAGTACTGCTGGCGAGCCGTGAAGGCGAACGCGACGTACGAGGGGTACCCTCTGAGCACGGCGCTGGCCCGACCGCTGATCGCGCAGAAGGTCCTGGAAGTGGCGCGTGATGTGGACGCGGACGCGGTCGCACACGGGTGCACGGGGAAGGGCAACGACCAGTTCCGGTTCGAGTCGTATTTGCGGGCGCACGGCGGTGAGGAGTTCGAGATCGTGGCTCCGGTTCGGGACCTGAACCTCACGCGCGACGAGGAGATCGCGTACGCCGAGGAGCGGGGTATCCCCGTCCCGGTGGACGTCGACAGTCCCTACAGCGTGGACGAGAACCTATGGGGTCGATCGATCGAGGGCGGCGTCCTGGAGGACCCCTCCGAGGAACCGCCGGAGGAGGTCTTCGAGTGGACCGTCAGTCCCGCGGAGGCCCCGGACGAGCCCGAGGTCGTGGAGATCGAGTTCGAGGACGGCGTGCCCGTGGAGGTGGACGGGCGGGACGACCCGGTCGAGATCGTCCGGTACCTGAACGAGACCGCGGGCGAGCACGGCGTGGGTCGCATCGATATCATCGAGGACCGGGTGATCGGGCTGAAGTCACGCGAGGTGTACGAGGCACCGGCGGCGGTGACGCTGCTCGAGGCGCACCGGGCGCTGGAGGCGTTCACCCTGACACGCCGGGAGCTGTCGCTGAAGGCCTCGCTGGAGGAGGAGTGGGCGCGACTCGTCTACGACGGGCTGTGGTTCAACCCCCTGCGCGAGCACCTGGAGGCCTTCTTCGACTCGACGCAGCGGCACGTGGAGGGGACCGTGCGCGTGAAGCTGTTCAAGGGCTCCGCGACCGTGATCTCACGGGAGTCCCCGCGAGCGCTCTACGAGGAGGAGTTGATATCGTACGAAGAAAAGCAGTTCGATCAGCGGACGGCCGAAGGAGCCGTGAAGCTTCACGGACTCCAGGAACGGTTGGCTTTAAGGCGTCGTGGGTGA
- a CDS encoding ABC transporter permease, translating into MSWRVIAVRDLRAWLKDRRRLAPTLIMPVITILVMYGAFHDVKPRHVTVAVLSHSSDFDPVLDALKSDDRVGVVHVRSVDEGKTMVKEGRAVVFVYVPKGFPSDKATVYYDPSDPMGSNYVRGVIQRAWVKRVSEEMKKVVRDLQAAFRWMPAPQPPISRVPGNPFDFEAPVKGLKYFDFLVPGLVVLTATMGSIFGMGRVMMEEIETGVTYALFAAPIRPRDVVIGRFLNMSLWGAVRCGIVLVTALALGAKVPHPFLLLGVGILSTATMIGFALLMASLAGRSEVAEMLTGALTTPMMFLSGIFMPPSVMPEWAYEVARVNPMYYMGDAARKAALLGYLDPVDIAVLVVFATVFIATGAMLYDRIREHL; encoded by the coding sequence TTGTCCTGGCGAGTGATAGCCGTCCGCGATCTGAGGGCCTGGCTCAAGGACCGCAGGAGGCTCGCGCCCACTCTGATCATGCCCGTGATCACGATCCTGGTGATGTACGGCGCGTTCCACGACGTCAAGCCCAGGCATGTGACCGTAGCCGTCCTGAGCCACAGCTCCGATTTCGACCCCGTCCTCGACGCCCTGAAGTCCGACGACCGGGTGGGCGTCGTCCACGTCCGGAGCGTCGACGAGGGTAAGACGATGGTCAAGGAGGGCAGGGCCGTCGTCTTCGTGTACGTTCCGAAGGGGTTCCCGTCGGATAAGGCCACCGTGTACTACGACCCCTCGGACCCCATGGGATCGAACTACGTGCGGGGCGTCATCCAGCGCGCCTGGGTCAAGCGCGTCTCGGAGGAGATGAAGAAGGTCGTGCGCGACCTCCAGGCCGCCTTCCGCTGGATGCCGGCGCCCCAGCCGCCGATCTCGAGAGTGCCCGGGAACCCGTTCGACTTCGAGGCGCCGGTGAAGGGGCTCAAGTACTTCGACTTCCTGGTGCCGGGACTGGTGGTGCTGACGGCCACCATGGGGTCGATCTTCGGCATGGGTCGCGTCATGATGGAGGAGATAGAGACCGGCGTCACCTACGCGCTGTTCGCCGCCCCGATAAGGCCCAGGGACGTCGTGATAGGCAGGTTCCTCAACATGAGCCTCTGGGGGGCCGTCCGCTGCGGGATCGTGCTGGTGACGGCGCTCGCCCTGGGCGCGAAGGTGCCGCACCCGTTCCTCCTGCTGGGTGTGGGGATCCTGTCCACCGCCACCATGATCGGGTTCGCCCTGCTGATGGCGTCGCTGGCGGGTCGGTCGGAAGTCGCCGAGATGCTCACCGGGGCGCTGACGACCCCGATGATGTTCCTGTCGGGGATCTTCATGCCACCCAGCGTCATGCCGGAGTGGGCCTACGAGGTCGCGCGGGTGAACCCGATGTACTACATGGGGGACGCCGCCAGGAAGGCGGCCCTCCTGGGTTACCTGGACCCCGTCGACATCGCCGTCCTGGTGGTGTTCGCGACGGTGTTCATCGCGACGGGCGCGATGCTGTACGACAGGATACGGGAGCACCTGTAA